A genomic segment from Drosophila miranda strain MSH22 chromosome 3, D.miranda_PacBio2.1, whole genome shotgun sequence encodes:
- the LOC117185775 gene encoding serine/threonine-protein phosphatase PP1-like, giving the protein MSLFLRKPNIEDIIRTLVCGRWQSKRPISQKDITSVCHMVRSVFLQEAMCLRVDAPICIVGDLHGQFEDLLRILNNSGHPPQQSYLFLGDYVDRGHRSVETITLLFCYKICYPGKIFLLRGNHESEVLNQVYGFFDECKRRYTVKLWKTFVDCYNCMPVAAIVSKRVFCCHGGLSPHLSCIEQINQLKRPTEVPNEGLLCDLLWSDPHHTAYGWTPNKRGVSVSFGRDTIERFLVRNDFDLICRAHQVVEDGYEFFAKRQLVTVFSAPNYCGIFENSGATMKIAENLTITFDIYPAKNSTPHTSTSTRLGPRESGKVFRAAMRIKNAIKPPRFQRSSEY; this is encoded by the coding sequence ATGAGCTTATTTTTGCGCAAGCCAAACATCGAGGACATCATACGAACCCTCGTGTGCGGACGCTGGCAGTCGAAGCGGCCGATCAGCCAAAAGGATATAACGAGTGTCTGCCATATGGTCCGCAGTGTCTTCCTGCAGGAGGCGATGTGCCTGCGGGTGGATGCCCCCATCTGCATTGTGGGCGATCTACACGGACAGTTCGAGGACCTCCTGCGAATCCTGAATAACTCCGGCCATCCGCCACAGCAGAGTTACCTTTTCCTCGGCGACTACGTAGACCGCGGCCACCGCTCCGTGGAGACCATCACGCTGCTCTTCTGCTACAAAATCTGCTACCCGGGCAAGATCTTCCTGCTGCGCGGCAACCATGAGAGCGAGGTGCTCAACCAGGTCTACGGCTTTTTCGACGAATGCAAGCGCCGCTACACGGTCAAGCTGTGGAAGACCTTCGTCGACTGCTACAACTGCATGCCAGTGGCGGCGATCGTCTCGAAGCGGGTATTCTGCTGCCACGGCGGCCTAAGTCCCCACCTGAGCTGCATCGAGCAGATCAACCAGCTGAAGCGCCCCACCGAAGTACCCAACGAGGGCCTGCTCTGCGACCTGCTGTGGTCCGATCCGCATCACACGGCCTATGGGTGGACGCCGAACAAGCGGGGCGTGAGCGTATCTTTTGGCCGGGACACGATCGAGCGGTTCCTCGTCCGCAATGACTTCGATCTCATCTGTCGGGCCCATCAGGTGGTCGAGGATGGCTATGAGTTCTTTGCCAAGCGCCAGCTGGTCACCGTCTTCTCGGCCCCCAACTACTGTGGCATCTTTGAAAATTCCGGAGCCACCATGAAGATCGCTGAAAATCTAACCATTACTTTCGACATCTATCCGGCAAAGaactccactccacacaccTCTACTTCGACTCGGCTGGGTCCTCGGGAGAGTGGCAAAGTCTTCAGGGCTGCCATGAGGATTAAAAATGCCATTAAACCACCTCGCTTCCAACGCTCCAGTGAATATTAG